A genomic region of Vibrio sp. 10N contains the following coding sequences:
- the uxaC gene encoding glucuronate isomerase, which translates to MKPMNQYIHDDFLLTSDLARRLFHDYAKAMPIIDYHNHLDAKQIWENHRASNIAECWLHSDHYLWRAMRSNGIEEHYITGDASDEEKFEKWCQTAPYLLGNPLYQWSHLELKRFFNCSQLLNPDNCDAIWSHCETELATSRLSTQSVLKQCKVTTLCTTDSPLSDLRYHQLIAESNFDVEVLPTFRADDLFAFGSPTAFRTMIDKLSTITALHIASINDFLNAISKRIEAFHEVGCRLSDLGLTQVNFAPCSHKVAQQLFEKLLTGQALKDIESTQLSSYLFNQLGQHYHNRGWAMQLHIGVLVNVNERRKQELGGGTGFSVMNDRLIVENLTQLLSQLDLTNQLPKTVLYSINPNHNALLSCIAGAFQDSDSAAGKIQFGAAWWFNDHKEGMEAQLTTLKNLGALGRFIGMLTDSRNVFSMSRHEYFRRVLCNQLALWVENGELPNSDALLKETIENICYYNAERYFNFPQSKLTRDAQ; encoded by the coding sequence ATGAAACCCATGAACCAATACATCCATGACGATTTTCTTTTAACCTCGGATTTGGCTCGCCGCTTGTTCCATGACTATGCCAAAGCCATGCCGATCATTGACTATCACAATCACCTAGATGCAAAGCAGATTTGGGAAAACCATCGCGCGAGTAACATCGCCGAATGCTGGCTGCATAGTGATCATTATTTATGGCGTGCGATGCGCAGCAATGGCATAGAAGAGCACTACATCACTGGCGATGCATCCGATGAGGAAAAGTTCGAAAAGTGGTGTCAAACAGCGCCTTATCTACTCGGAAACCCTCTCTATCAGTGGTCTCACCTAGAGCTGAAGCGATTCTTCAACTGCTCACAGCTATTAAACCCAGACAATTGTGATGCTATCTGGTCACACTGTGAAACCGAGCTTGCTACATCAAGACTCTCGACCCAAAGTGTGTTGAAACAGTGTAAGGTCACGACACTTTGCACTACAGACTCACCGCTCTCCGATCTTCGCTATCACCAACTGATTGCCGAGTCCAACTTTGACGTCGAAGTGCTCCCTACATTCAGAGCTGACGATCTCTTTGCGTTTGGCTCGCCAACTGCTTTTCGGACTATGATAGATAAGCTGAGCACAATCACCGCTCTTCATATTGCATCCATCAATGACTTCCTCAACGCGATTTCAAAGCGAATCGAAGCATTCCATGAAGTCGGCTGCCGACTATCCGATCTTGGGCTCACGCAGGTCAATTTTGCTCCGTGCTCCCATAAAGTTGCTCAGCAACTGTTTGAGAAGCTGCTAACCGGACAAGCCCTTAAAGATATCGAAAGCACACAGCTTAGCTCTTATCTGTTCAACCAATTGGGTCAACACTATCACAACCGTGGTTGGGCAATGCAGCTTCATATTGGTGTGCTGGTGAATGTCAACGAACGCAGAAAACAGGAGCTTGGCGGTGGCACCGGATTTAGCGTGATGAATGATCGCCTTATTGTCGAAAATCTCACCCAGCTTCTCAGTCAATTAGATCTAACCAACCAACTGCCAAAGACGGTGCTGTACAGCATCAATCCGAACCACAATGCACTACTCAGTTGTATTGCCGGTGCTTTTCAAGACAGTGACTCCGCCGCTGGAAAAATCCAGTTTGGCGCAGCATGGTGGTTTAACGACCACAAAGAGGGCATGGAAGCGCAGCTCACCACGTTAAAGAACTTGGGCGCCCTGGGTCGATTCATTGGTATGTTGACCGACTCTCGCAACGTATTTTCCATGAGTCGCCACGAATATTTCCGCCGTGTACTGTGCAACCAACTCGCATTGTGGGTTGAAAATGGCGAACTTCCAAATAGCGATGCTCTGCTCAAAGAAACCATCGAAAACATCTGTTATTACAATGCAGAGCGCTACTTTAATTTTCCTCAATCCAAACTCACAAGGGATGCTCAATGA
- a CDS encoding methyl-accepting chemotaxis protein: MTLIKKGALLLITAMLGIALIVFVSLDSIKESLVETKKHEVASLLSFAKKQASDAILQSRSPEEAEQRVIAVLSTYRLGNAYIWANDHNAMARVHVRDEKLGTFQSSYARHVNLLKDKEFNYVVGEVSKPNSSEKVTKVSAITMIPELKWVMGLGIYMDDVDESYQQLVTRLLIYSGGILMVILLIIGLIARSIYRSVGGEPSTVVSLTKRIADGHLAQSFARSVPRGSILESVRQMQASLKRFVDKISSVAVMINQSTDSLDRNVAATTESLGQIRSISDDTLNSMKALELSIEEINIGIDKAQSNSLQSQSLSEEGVEAIQSMEGSVEDIRASLDGSLHSFGLLAAKYEQITGVVEVIQGIAEQTNLLALNAAIEAARAGDQGRGFAVVADEVRSLAARTSDATVEISKMSEHILSESEHVSNDLRGLLEKISQSEAKSEQVGVIFSQVKQGASDVQSIVADLKQSTKNELAISEQVYLFIEQLLNVQEANLNRIEQFSLSSVELKRLSDDLQSNSHGFEKSV; encoded by the coding sequence ATGACATTGATAAAAAAGGGCGCACTGCTGCTGATTACAGCGATGTTGGGTATCGCGTTGATTGTGTTTGTCAGCTTGGATTCAATAAAAGAATCTTTAGTCGAAACCAAAAAGCATGAGGTGGCCTCGCTACTCTCGTTTGCGAAGAAGCAAGCATCGGATGCCATTTTGCAAAGCCGCTCTCCAGAAGAGGCTGAGCAACGCGTTATTGCGGTGCTGTCTACCTATCGCTTGGGTAACGCTTACATTTGGGCGAATGACCATAATGCTATGGCTCGCGTGCATGTGCGTGACGAAAAATTGGGAACCTTCCAAAGCTCTTATGCTCGGCATGTAAACCTGCTGAAGGATAAGGAGTTCAATTATGTTGTCGGCGAGGTGAGCAAGCCAAACTCGTCGGAAAAAGTGACCAAGGTGAGTGCGATTACGATGATCCCAGAGCTGAAGTGGGTGATGGGGCTTGGGATATATATGGACGATGTTGACGAAAGTTATCAGCAGCTTGTAACGCGTCTTTTGATCTACAGCGGCGGTATCTTAATGGTGATATTGTTGATAATCGGTCTCATTGCGCGCAGTATTTATCGTTCTGTAGGTGGTGAGCCGAGTACCGTAGTTTCGTTAACGAAGCGGATAGCAGATGGGCACTTAGCTCAATCTTTTGCTCGGTCAGTTCCACGAGGCAGCATTCTAGAGTCGGTTCGCCAGATGCAGGCTTCATTGAAGCGGTTTGTCGATAAAATCAGTTCGGTTGCGGTGATGATCAATCAGTCTACCGATAGTTTAGATCGTAATGTCGCGGCAACAACGGAGAGTTTGGGTCAAATCCGCTCGATTTCAGATGACACTCTCAACTCTATGAAGGCTCTTGAACTCAGTATCGAGGAAATCAATATAGGTATTGATAAGGCACAATCGAATAGTTTGCAGTCTCAATCATTGTCTGAGGAGGGAGTAGAGGCAATTCAATCTATGGAAGGCTCGGTGGAGGACATCCGTGCTAGTCTAGATGGTTCACTGCACAGTTTTGGTCTGTTAGCAGCAAAATACGAGCAGATAACAGGGGTTGTAGAGGTGATTCAAGGTATCGCTGAACAGACCAACCTGTTAGCTCTCAATGCAGCCATTGAAGCAGCGAGAGCGGGCGATCAAGGGCGTGGTTTTGCTGTGGTCGCTGATGAGGTTCGAAGTCTAGCGGCTAGGACGTCGGATGCAACGGTGGAAATCTCTAAAATGAGTGAGCATATTTTGTCGGAGTCGGAACATGTTTCCAATGACTTGAGAGGGCTACTTGAAAAAATCTCGCAAAGCGAGGCCAAATCTGAACAGGTTGGTGTGATTTTCAGTCAAGTGAAGCAAGGTGCGAGTGATGTTCAGAGTATTGTCGCTGATTTAAAACAGTCGACAAAAAATGAGTTGGCGATTTCTGAGCAGGTTTATCTATTCATTGAGCAACTGCTCAACGTTCAAGAAGCAAACTTGAATCGAATTGAGCAGTTTTCATTGAGCTCCGTCGAACTCAAGCGGCTATCCGACGACCTACAATCTAACAGTCATGGATTTGAGAAGAGCGTATAG
- a CDS encoding sodium:solute symporter family protein has protein sequence MNIDIVVVGVYFVFMIAVGVIFKRLAGSSTSDYFRGGGKMLWWMVGSTAFMTQFSAWTFTGAAGKAFTDGFPIMVIFMANAFGFLLSWLFFSYRFRQMRVVTPVEGVRRRFGTTNEQVFTWATMPTSIVYTGIWLNGLALFVSAVFNIDIETTIVITGLIVLFISVIGGSWGVVASDFVQMVVIMAVTVVCAVAALIKIGGPSNLIEQFPADSVMGPNMNYPLLFVAWFIFMFVKQLQNINNMQDSYRFLTAKDSTNARKAALLAFVLMLIGPAIWFMPPWVTAVLYPDAALAHADALGGKAADAVYLVFVERVMPVGMVGLLMSAVFAATMSSMDSGLNRNAGVFVRNFYSPIINKNASEKKLMRVSQGVTMVFGALIIAVALFINSLRGLSLFDAMMYVSTLLQMPILVPLFFGMFIKKTPDWAAWATLAVGMVVSYMVSFVITPDVIANLLGIEGGFTSREASDLTVMNGIIGHLVFTGGFFCLTTKFYKEPQGERKTELNEFWTDVATPVIEEEGQDAVDRQQRSMLGKLILIFGVLVTAMVLIPNPFWGRMAFLFCGGVVLTVGALLLKSAKETNVLNLQTQS, from the coding sequence ATGAATATTGACATTGTTGTTGTCGGTGTCTACTTCGTCTTCATGATCGCTGTAGGTGTCATATTCAAACGTCTAGCGGGTAGCTCGACCAGTGATTACTTTCGCGGGGGCGGCAAAATGCTGTGGTGGATGGTGGGTTCTACAGCCTTCATGACCCAGTTCAGTGCTTGGACATTCACTGGGGCAGCAGGTAAAGCCTTTACTGATGGCTTCCCTATCATGGTTATTTTCATGGCCAATGCATTTGGCTTTTTGCTGTCTTGGCTGTTTTTCTCCTACCGCTTCCGTCAAATGCGCGTTGTGACACCAGTAGAAGGGGTTCGTCGCCGCTTTGGTACCACAAACGAGCAGGTATTTACATGGGCAACCATGCCAACCAGCATCGTTTACACCGGTATTTGGCTTAACGGCCTGGCGCTATTTGTAAGTGCGGTCTTTAATATCGACATCGAAACGACCATCGTCATTACCGGCCTAATTGTTCTATTTATTTCCGTGATCGGTGGTTCTTGGGGTGTGGTGGCGTCTGACTTTGTGCAAATGGTCGTCATTATGGCGGTCACCGTTGTATGTGCCGTTGCTGCTCTCATCAAGATCGGCGGTCCAAGTAACTTAATCGAGCAGTTCCCAGCAGACTCTGTTATGGGGCCAAACATGAACTACCCGTTACTGTTCGTAGCCTGGTTCATCTTCATGTTTGTTAAGCAGCTTCAAAACATCAACAACATGCAAGACTCATACAGATTCTTGACGGCTAAAGATTCGACCAATGCGCGTAAAGCAGCGCTTCTAGCCTTCGTTCTTATGTTAATCGGTCCTGCGATTTGGTTCATGCCTCCATGGGTGACCGCAGTTCTTTATCCTGATGCAGCACTAGCCCACGCTGACGCGCTTGGCGGCAAAGCAGCGGATGCGGTATATCTGGTGTTCGTTGAGCGCGTCATGCCAGTGGGTATGGTTGGCTTACTTATGTCTGCGGTATTTGCGGCAACCATGTCTTCAATGGACTCAGGTCTTAACCGCAACGCTGGGGTATTTGTTCGCAACTTCTACAGCCCTATTATTAATAAGAATGCATCTGAGAAGAAACTGATGCGTGTCAGCCAAGGTGTCACTATGGTGTTTGGCGCGCTGATTATCGCAGTTGCTCTGTTCATCAACTCGCTTCGTGGATTGAGCCTATTTGATGCCATGATGTACGTAAGTACATTGCTACAAATGCCTATCCTAGTTCCTCTGTTCTTCGGCATGTTTATTAAGAAGACGCCAGATTGGGCCGCTTGGGCTACGCTAGCAGTCGGTATGGTGGTCTCTTACATGGTGAGTTTTGTCATCACACCAGATGTCATCGCAAATCTTCTAGGTATCGAGGGCGGCTTCACCAGTCGTGAGGCGTCAGACTTGACGGTCATGAATGGCATCATCGGTCACCTTGTGTTCACCGGCGGTTTCTTCTGCCTAACCACTAAGTTCTACAAAGAGCCACAAGGCGAGCGTAAAACCGAACTTAACGAGTTTTGGACGGATGTGGCAACGCCGGTTATCGAGGAAGAAGGACAAGATGCGGTCGACCGCCAGCAGCGCAGCATGCTTGGTAAGCTCATCTTAATCTTCGGTGTGTTGGTAACAGCTATGGTACTGATACCAAATCCATTCTGGGGTCGCATGGCATTCTTGTTCTGTGGCGGCGTGGTACTGACCGTAGGTGCTCTGCTGCTAAAAAGCGCCAAGGAAACCAATGTACTGAACCTGCAAACTCAAAGTTAA
- a CDS encoding sodium:solute symporter family protein codes for MNVDMLVVGVYFIFMIAIGVIFKRFAGSSTSDYFRGGGKMLWWMVGSTAFMTQFSAWTFTGAAGKAFTDGFPIMVVFMANAFGFLLSWLFFSYRFRQMRVVTPIEGVRRRFGGTNEQVFTWATMPTSIVYTGIWLNGLALFVSAVFKVDIETTIVVTGLIVLFISVIGGAWGVVASDFVQMVVIMAVTVVCAVAALVKIGGPTNLIEQFPADSIMGSDMNYSLLFVAWFIFMFVKQLQNINNMQDSYRFLTAKDSTNARKAALLAFVLMLIGPAIWFLPPWVTAVMYPDAATVHAAELGKKAADAVYLVFVENAMPVGMVGLLMSAVFAATMSSMDSGLNRNSGIFVRNFYAPILDKKADDKKLMRVSQIVTMCFGGLIILVALFINSLRGLSLFDAMMYVSTLLQMPILVPLFFGIFIKKTPDWAAWATLVVGIIVSYLVSFVITADVVANWLNLDTPFTGREAKDLKVLLGIMGHLFITGGFFCLTTRFYKEPVGERESELTEFWNDVATPVVEEAGQDELDRQQRNMLGKLILVFGVLVTLMVLIPNPFWGRMAFVFCGAVIVTVGSLLLKSAKQADKLTASTAT; via the coding sequence ATGAATGTCGATATGCTCGTCGTGGGCGTTTACTTTATCTTTATGATAGCGATAGGCGTCATCTTTAAACGCTTCGCGGGTAGTTCTACCAGTGACTACTTTAGAGGCGGCGGTAAAATGCTCTGGTGGATGGTCGGCTCAACAGCCTTTATGACCCAGTTTAGTGCGTGGACCTTTACTGGAGCTGCAGGTAAAGCGTTTACCGATGGCTTCCCTATCATGGTCGTATTTATGGCCAACGCATTTGGCTTCCTACTTTCTTGGTTGTTCTTCTCATATCGTTTCCGCCAAATGCGTGTTGTAACACCGATTGAAGGCGTTCGTCGTCGTTTTGGTGGCACCAATGAGCAGGTATTTACATGGGCAACGATGCCAACCAGCATTGTCTACACCGGTATTTGGTTAAACGGTCTAGCCCTGTTTGTAAGTGCGGTATTTAAAGTAGATATCGAGACAACTATTGTTGTTACTGGCTTGATTGTTCTATTTATTTCCGTAATTGGCGGCGCTTGGGGCGTTGTGGCATCTGACTTTGTTCAGATGGTGGTCATCATGGCAGTAACCGTGGTGTGTGCGGTTGCAGCCTTAGTTAAGATTGGTGGTCCAACCAACCTTATCGAGCAGTTCCCTGCCGATTCAATCATGGGCTCAGACATGAACTATTCACTGCTGTTCGTGGCATGGTTCATCTTCATGTTTGTTAAGCAGCTCCAAAACATCAACAACATGCAAGACTCTTATCGCTTCCTTACGGCTAAAGATTCGACCAATGCGCGCAAAGCAGCACTACTGGCGTTTGTTCTTATGCTGATTGGTCCGGCTATTTGGTTCTTGCCACCTTGGGTAACGGCGGTGATGTACCCAGATGCAGCCACGGTTCATGCGGCAGAGCTGGGTAAAAAAGCAGCGGATGCGGTTTACCTAGTGTTCGTTGAGAATGCGATGCCTGTTGGTATGGTGGGCCTACTTATGTCAGCGGTATTTGCGGCGACCATGTCTTCTATGGACTCTGGCCTTAACCGTAACTCCGGTATCTTTGTTCGCAACTTCTACGCGCCAATCCTGGATAAAAAGGCTGACGACAAGAAACTGATGCGTGTGAGCCAAATCGTCACTATGTGTTTTGGTGGTCTGATTATTCTCGTCGCACTGTTCATCAACTCACTCCGTGGATTGAGCCTATTTGATGCCATGATGTACGTGAGTACATTGCTACAAATGCCTATCCTAGTACCGCTGTTCTTCGGTATCTTCATCAAGAAGACGCCAGATTGGGCAGCGTGGGCAACACTGGTCGTCGGTATCATCGTTTCTTACCTTGTTAGCTTTGTGATTACTGCTGATGTGGTAGCTAACTGGCTGAACCTAGATACGCCATTTACTGGTCGTGAAGCGAAAGATCTTAAGGTTCTACTGGGCATCATGGGTCACCTATTCATCACTGGTGGTTTCTTCTGTCTAACAACTCGATTCTACAAAGAGCCAGTGGGTGAGCGCGAGTCTGAGCTAACTGAGTTCTGGAATGATGTTGCTACTCCAGTTGTAGAAGAAGCTGGTCAAGACGAGCTGGATCGTCAACAGCGCAACATGCTAGGCAAACTAATCCTTGTGTTCGGTGTGCTAGTGACGCTAATGGTGCTCATCCCGAACCCATTCTGGGGACGCATGGCCTTTGTCTTCTGTGGTGCGGTGATTGTTACAGTAGGTAGTTTGCTTCTTAAGAGTGCAAAACAAGCGGATAAGCTAACAGCTAGTACCGCTACATAA
- a CDS encoding oligogalacturonate-specific porin KdgM family protein, protein MSKVYKIATTAVVALVASASISAASLDFRQEYKHESETYASRVKLGAGVGNMYFGVEAMQKGKPFSEWQSKGNEFDFGYKYKIDDNWMLIPGMPITFFPGHVTYKPQLRAQYSFDSGVVTKLRYRHEFRNFSDDRSSEQKSKVTANLDYKYNGFQFGLEANYEKGLDDQVLFDNGDTNWDALFKLGYKGEDWSWRPYVEFANVSVSSASSDRQLRSRIGVTYSF, encoded by the coding sequence GTGTCTAAGGTTTATAAAATAGCTACAACTGCGGTTGTGGCATTGGTTGCTAGTGCCTCTATTTCTGCGGCATCTCTCGATTTTCGTCAAGAATATAAACATGAAAGTGAAACATATGCTAGTCGCGTGAAGCTTGGGGCTGGCGTTGGGAATATGTATTTTGGCGTTGAAGCGATGCAGAAGGGGAAACCATTTTCAGAATGGCAATCGAAAGGCAACGAATTCGACTTCGGCTACAAATACAAAATTGATGACAATTGGATGCTTATACCGGGTATGCCAATTACGTTCTTCCCTGGTCACGTGACCTATAAACCTCAGCTTCGCGCTCAGTACTCTTTTGATTCCGGGGTTGTAACTAAGCTTCGCTACCGTCATGAGTTCCGTAACTTCTCTGATGATCGTTCTTCTGAACAGAAGAGCAAAGTCACGGCGAACCTTGATTACAAATACAATGGGTTTCAGTTTGGCCTAGAAGCGAACTATGAGAAAGGCTTGGATGACCAAGTGCTATTCGACAACGGTGACACCAACTGGGACGCATTGTTCAAACTTGGCTATAAAGGCGAAGACTGGAGTTGGCGCCCATATGTTGAGTTCGCCAATGTGTCGGTATCGAGCGCTTCAAGCGATCGTCAGCTACGAAGCCGTATCGGCGTTACTTATAGCTTCTAG
- a CDS encoding alginate lyase family protein gives MMINKSVIAISLALSWGAVAGDFDFISYDSAALEYNKQHLTMKQGSIDTLVEKAEQALNAEIDPVTNKTLLPASGDKHDYFSFGPYWWPNPDTEDGLPYVRRDGEYNMATKSAATDKQRFIRFAKDVTDLSLAYYFTDNQAYADKAKAQLIAWFVDPKTRMNPNLNHAQAIPGIVDGRGIGIIDSRLLIPVLDSINILQEQLDPKDYQAMVTWFSDFNQWLLTSNHGFEEDNWHNNHGTWYDAQVAAFAIFVGQEDIAKQRLRITQMRRIGSQFDMHGRQHGELERTRPWHYSNFNLEAYSHLGHFGDKLGIDVWNYEVDKHSLAKGYQYIAKHANQPDKWQYKELKGFDGSKAYVNLLYAQKAYGEPVFIDAISELSKEKVNSKKVANLLFK, from the coding sequence ATGATGATAAATAAAAGTGTGATTGCTATTTCACTCGCCCTGTCCTGGGGAGCAGTAGCGGGTGATTTCGACTTTATTTCATATGATTCAGCTGCGCTTGAATATAACAAGCAACATCTAACGATGAAACAAGGCTCTATAGATACATTAGTTGAAAAAGCAGAGCAGGCGCTCAATGCCGAAATCGATCCGGTGACGAACAAAACTCTATTACCAGCCAGTGGTGACAAACACGATTACTTTAGCTTTGGCCCATATTGGTGGCCGAACCCAGATACTGAAGATGGCTTACCTTATGTGCGCCGTGATGGTGAATATAATATGGCCACTAAAAGCGCAGCAACGGATAAGCAGCGTTTTATCCGCTTTGCCAAAGATGTGACAGACCTGAGTCTCGCTTATTACTTCACGGATAATCAAGCATATGCAGACAAAGCGAAAGCGCAGCTTATAGCATGGTTTGTTGATCCAAAAACACGAATGAACCCTAACCTCAACCATGCTCAAGCTATCCCTGGAATTGTTGATGGGCGTGGTATTGGCATTATTGATAGTCGCTTACTTATCCCTGTGCTGGATAGTATCAACATCTTACAAGAGCAACTGGATCCGAAAGACTATCAGGCCATGGTTACCTGGTTTAGTGACTTTAACCAATGGCTTCTAACCAGTAATCATGGTTTCGAAGAGGACAATTGGCACAACAATCATGGTACGTGGTATGACGCACAAGTGGCTGCTTTTGCCATTTTTGTAGGGCAAGAAGATATTGCGAAACAGCGCTTGAGAATCACCCAAATGCGCCGAATCGGCAGTCAATTTGATATGCATGGTCGTCAACATGGAGAGCTAGAACGGACTCGCCCGTGGCATTATTCAAACTTCAACCTAGAAGCCTACAGTCATCTTGGTCATTTTGGAGACAAGCTTGGCATCGACGTTTGGAATTATGAAGTTGATAAGCACTCTTTAGCAAAAGGTTATCAATATATCGCTAAACATGCTAATCAACCGGATAAGTGGCAATACAAAGAGTTAAAAGGCTTTGATGGTTCAAAAGCCTATGTGAATTTACTTTATGCGCAGAAAGCATATGGTGAGCCGGTATTTATCGACGCTATTTCTGAGCTGAGTAAAGAAAAAGTAAATAGCAAAAAAGTTGCAAATCTATTATTCAAATAA
- a CDS encoding 3'-5' exonuclease — MLAKTLQKLFSKGDNIEALHQSMQAKHWPSHALEHYFAHPLPNAQRPVSEQQFVALDFETTGLEPDSDRILSIGTVELNYEEIDLTSVSEVILRQDVTIRPESAVVHEIMPTQVREQGVEAELALDRLIEHLRGKTIIAHSAGIEYGFLSSYLKRRYQIERLPCYMVDTLLLEKRFSYLGKNRGHSSFQLDDLRQHYNLPDYYAHSAASDALGCAELFLAQVKRLKLCHRPLSEVIYRPKNAASLFFNVPLYALLKSMTVRL, encoded by the coding sequence ATGTTGGCCAAAACCCTACAAAAGCTCTTCTCGAAAGGCGATAACATCGAAGCTCTGCACCAATCCATGCAAGCCAAACACTGGCCTTCTCATGCACTTGAGCATTACTTTGCCCACCCTCTCCCCAATGCACAGCGCCCTGTGTCTGAGCAACAATTTGTTGCCCTAGATTTTGAAACAACGGGGCTAGAACCAGACTCTGATAGGATCCTGTCTATTGGAACGGTGGAGTTAAACTACGAAGAGATTGATTTAACCAGTGTCAGTGAAGTGATTTTGCGACAAGATGTGACTATTCGCCCGGAAAGCGCCGTCGTTCATGAAATTATGCCAACGCAAGTTCGAGAACAAGGCGTAGAAGCTGAGCTTGCGCTCGATCGATTGATCGAACATCTTCGAGGTAAAACCATCATTGCCCACAGCGCAGGTATTGAGTATGGCTTTTTGTCGTCATACCTCAAAAGGCGCTACCAAATTGAAAGGCTACCTTGTTACATGGTGGACACCTTATTGCTTGAGAAACGATTTAGCTACTTAGGGAAAAATCGAGGACATTCCAGCTTTCAGCTCGATGACCTGCGGCAACATTATAATTTACCTGATTATTACGCTCACTCAGCGGCCAGTGATGCACTAGGATGTGCGGAGCTATTTTTAGCGCAAGTCAAAAGGCTAAAGCTATGTCATCGTCCGCTCAGTGAGGTAATTTATCGACCTAAAAATGCAGCGTCGCTGTTTTTTAACGTGCCGCTATACGCTCTTCTCAAATCCATGACTGTTAGATTGTAG